CTCGTCAACTGTGTAGAATACTTTCAGGTCGTTTTTGTCAGCGATGTTGCTGAATTTCGCTACACCTGGGCTCTTCAGTTGCTTGGTTCTGCCGGTAGTCAGCTCACCAGTCATGTCGAAGATCGCAGTGTTTTTGGTTACTTGGTAAGAATCGCGTCCAACAACGATTGCTTCGTCGTCTTCGTCAGCGATGTTCTTCCAGTTGGATCCAGCATCGATTACTTTGGAATCCAGAACTTTTACTTTTTCTACTTCGCCTTTGGTATCCAGTGTTACTTCCAGGAGAAGCAGTTCGTTTTTGTCTTTTGTTGGTACGAAGTCTTTTTCGATCTTGTCTTCGTTAGTTTTTTCATACGCTTTGCCATCTTTGCCGTAGATCTTGTCGGCTTTCAGCGCAACTTCGTATTGTTTGCCGTTTTGGCCGTATACAGCGAATTCCCACTTGCCGCGGATGAATTCAGCATTGCGAGTAACGATCGCTTTTACGCGGCGAGCGCCAACGTTTTCGCCAGTTTCGATGTGGCGGATGCGGCCAGCTGCATCGAGGTACAGTTTTACTTCTTCGCCATCCAGGTTGCGGATTTTGTCCCACTCGTTGCCTTCGAGAACAGTTACGTCTTCGTTAGCGTTGTCGGAGAAAGTAGCACCGGAACGGAAGAGGTACGTTTTATCGCCGATAACCAGGCGGTTGTTGTCCTCTGCACGCATGGTTACTTTGTCAACTTTGCCTTCTACCACGTTGCTAGTTGCAAATACCAGCAGTTTGCCTTTTTTGCCGTCAGCATAGTAAACGCTGTAAACGTCCATTGGTTTCAGGTCAGCCAGTTTGGCAGGCTGGTTGTTGCGGAATACCAGGAAGTCTTTTCCTTCGTCCAGGTCTTCCAGTTTGGAGAAGGAACCGCCACCCAGGTTGGAGATTTTCTTTTTCTCAGCGTCGATTTTCTCGATCACTTTGGAACCGTATTTGGTACCTTCCACGTTTTTGTTAACGGAAGTGTCGTCAATTACGTGGATGTAGCTGATGTCGCCATTCTCGTCCAGAACGATTTTCGCGGAGAACAGGGAGTTCGCATCTGCGATTTCGCTCAGTACGCTGGAAACGTTGCTAGCCGGTTTGAAGTTGAAAGTTACTTTGGTGTCTTTGGTAAAACGGTAAGTTTTGCCGTTGCCATCCAAGGAAACTTCCAGTTCATCCAGGTTGCTGTCTTTGATTTTGGAAGGATCTTTCAGTTCAACATCATCCAGGTAGAAAGTGTCCAGACGGTCGAGGATAACTTCTTCGTCTTCGGAACCTTCCATCCATACGATGGTGTTGGAGCTGTCGTCTTTGATCCACACTTGTACGTGTTGGCCAGCGAATTCGTTCGGGTTGATGCCGTCAGCCACTTTGTAAGTAGCGGTAGAGCCCAGACCAGCATTGCGGCCGTTCAGTGTGATTTCGTTTGGTTTCAGTACGCCCAGACCGATTACTGGTACGTTGGTTACGATTGGCAGAGCGTCGGAGCCGAGTTTCTCGGAGCGAGCCCATTCCATGTCGCGAACTTCAACGTTCATGTACTTGGTCAGCAGAGTTTCGTTTCTTACTTCGAAACGAATGTCAGTACCGTACTCGAGTTGCTCCATCAGTTTTACGCGGAGAGCGTTGTCGAGCATTTTGAAGATATCGCCGCGAGTTGCTGCAACACCTGGGTTTGCAATGCTTTTCGCAATGTTCAGCTCGGAAGCTTTTGCGATCATGTTGTTCGGCCATACGCCGCGAGTTGCTGGCTCATAACCCAGAGCGCGAACGATCATGGTTACAGCTTCCGCATAAGTAACTTCGTTTTTCGGTTTGAAGGATTTGTCCGGGAAACCTTTGATGATTTCTTGGCCGGATGCTACGTTTACGAAACCAGCAAACCAGTCAGCGGAGTTAACGTCCGTGAAAGTGTTTTGGTATTGAGCAAACTTAGCACCTTGCTCCAGACCGCGGATACGAACGATCAGAGTAGCAAACTCAGCACGGTTGATTGTTTGGTCTACTTTGAAATCGCCGTCGCCATAACCTTGTACAACACCCAGAGCGTTCAGGCGTTTTACGACCTTCGCAAGGGCTTCATCCATTTGAGGTGCGTTTGTTGTTGCTGCTTCTTCTGCTCCCACAACCATAGGAGCAACAGTCAGTGCAAGTGCACTAGCCAGTACGCTGTTAACAACCTTTTTCATAACCTTGGGTTCTCCTCCTCTAGTACAAACAAATTGTTCTTGGGGAATATTCTTTGTTAATCTATCTTTCTTTTTTGAGCCCGAATCCTGCAAGCGCGTGTCACCTCCTTTCGCAGGATCGCTCCGCTTCTTCTGTGTGCAAAACTCTAGTATATTCAGTATTGTGTAAATACAACAATCCCTAGTGTATCACAGGTGCTAGAATTCGTGAATCTTTTTTACACAATTCCCCGTGTTTCGTGTGACATCCTATTAAACGCCCCAGCACGCGAAAAGTTGCGGTGCCTTCGAAAAAAGTTTTTAAAAATTTTTTGTGGTCGTATCTTCGCCGATTATGTATATGGTGACATCCGCCACAATTCGTATTATAGAGCAGGATCGGCGGCCTGTCACCAGAGAACGATTACCAATTTTCTAGACTGTTTACATCTTTTGACTACTTGCTCACTCCGAGTACATTTTCGAAGTTGACGACCGCGAGATTGTAGTTGCGGATGGCCTCCAGATACTGATTCTCCCGGTCGGAGAATTCCTCCTCCGCTTGAATCACTTCGAGCGTGGTCGCCAGTCCGTTTTCAAACCGGAGGTTGGTCAGCCGGTAACTCTCCGCAGCTGCCTCCTGGGCCTTTTTCCGGAAGTCGATCGCAGTCTTGGCCGCATTCAGATTCAGGTAGGCTTCCGCCACCTCCATCTTGATCAGGCGGTTTTGCTCGTCGATGGCCAGCTTGGCCTTCTCGACGTTGTTGCGTGCGATCCGGCCTTGGTAGGTGCTGAGCATCGCCCACTCTTCCAGGATCTTGACGTTGATTTCCGCCAGATTCAGCTCACCTGCTTTTTGCTTTACTTCCAGGCGCTGTTCGAGGGCTTTGGCCTGCGCTTGCTCCAGCGTGATGGACGGCGCGGCTACCAGCTTGTTCTCCTGCGACAGCTTCCACTTCTTGTTCACATCGACGCCGAGGATTTCGTTGAATTTCATCTGACTGATCGCCAGTGTGTTTTCGGCGGCTGCCAGAGCGGCCTCTGCCCCTGCCACACCCATCTCGGCCTGCAGGATGTCTGTCTTCGCCTTGGTCCCTACCTCAAATGCGGCGTTGGCCACTTTCAGTTGCGCCTTGGCGCGGTTCAGACTTTGCTTTTTCAGGTTGAGGTCCGCTTCCGCGTGCAGCAGATTGTAGTAGGCTTGCTGAACGCCGAGCTTGATCTTGCTCTCTGTCACGCCCACCGCCAGCTTGTTCAGCGTCTCGGTGAGATCAGCCTGCGCTCTGCCGACGTATTTTTGCTTGCTCGCATCGATCGAGGTATCCAGCAGCTCTTTTCTAATATCGATGGTCGTTTCATACGTAAGAGATTGGTTGAGGTCGGCGTTTTTCGCATCCAGACGCGCACTCAGAATCTTGGGATTCGTCTGCATTGCTTGCTCGACTGCTTTTTCTAGCGTCATCACGTCGGATGCGTCAGCAGCGCTGCTAGAGTTGGCAGCAGGGGCGGCCGGAGCGGCGGGTGTGCTGCTCGTCGAGGTATTGGCGATCTGCTCTTTACCCGCCTCACCCGCAGCGGCAGGGGCTTTGTCAGATGCAGCATTTGCCGCTTCGTCTTTGGCCGCAGTGTCTTTGGCGGCAGCGTCTGCGGCGGTATTGCCCGTATTGGTATTGGCATCGGCATTCTTGCTCTCCTGGCTTTGTTGCTGCGCCTCGGGCGCCTTTTGTCCGTTTGCGGAAGCGACAGCTCCTACTCCGATTGAGGCTGCCATGACGGTTGCCATCGAGAGAGCCAGCCATTTTTTCGATGAATATGGAAAGTTCATTGGTGCACACTCCTTTTCCCTACAGTTTTTCAAGTTTTTCTTTAGCAAAAAACTTACAGTTTGTCCACCCTATCACTATATCACACGACAAATATTTCGTATACGAAGAATCTTTTGTTTCCAACTATTTCGCCCGTTAACATAC
This sequence is a window from Brevibacillus composti. Protein-coding genes within it:
- a CDS encoding S-layer homology domain-containing protein; translated protein: MKKVVNSVLASALALTVAPMVVGAEEAATTNAPQMDEALAKVVKRLNALGVVQGYGDGDFKVDQTINRAEFATLIVRIRGLEQGAKFAQYQNTFTDVNSADWFAGFVNVASGQEIIKGFPDKSFKPKNEVTYAEAVTMIVRALGYEPATRGVWPNNMIAKASELNIAKSIANPGVAATRGDIFKMLDNALRVKLMEQLEYGTDIRFEVRNETLLTKYMNVEVRDMEWARSEKLGSDALPIVTNVPVIGLGVLKPNEITLNGRNAGLGSTATYKVADGINPNEFAGQHVQVWIKDDSSNTIVWMEGSEDEEVILDRLDTFYLDDVELKDPSKIKDSNLDELEVSLDGNGKTYRFTKDTKVTFNFKPASNVSSVLSEIADANSLFSAKIVLDENGDISYIHVIDDTSVNKNVEGTKYGSKVIEKIDAEKKKISNLGGGSFSKLEDLDEGKDFLVFRNNQPAKLADLKPMDVYSVYYADGKKGKLLVFATSNVVEGKVDKVTMRAEDNNRLVIGDKTYLFRSGATFSDNANEDVTVLEGNEWDKIRNLDGEEVKLYLDAAGRIRHIETGENVGARRVKAIVTRNAEFIRGKWEFAVYGQNGKQYEVALKADKIYGKDGKAYEKTNEDKIEKDFVPTKDKNELLLLEVTLDTKGEVEKVKVLDSKVIDAGSNWKNIADEDDEAIVVGRDSYQVTKNTAIFDMTGELTTGRTKQLKSPGVAKFSNIADKNDLKVFYTVDEDEDVEAIFVVDGKGLGSDTQYGLVLDLNRAGGDDIRLLTKDDNNQVVAKTVKLDDDSDELFGEGIKRGDFIAYSLNSDGEIIVDDVVEVIDQATSFEKFKLTADLEDADLHELRVGKVTKVTSTKVTYEYIATDGKKYTDTVTINSKTGYIDTYDIQADDGVDEGDFIILVETDDDGSAYDYILTVASESQFKRDFSRDERDAVEAAFLKKAKQAPGKGGGDDVEPPKQLLKEDSLHAVAKTSLGAFGAYTVTGEGVEGAKVEVVVTVEGKPYKGSKTIGSNGEFKVEVLGRPGATEYTIIVTKEGYETVEKTFQFDEVVE
- a CDS encoding TolC family protein; this translates as MNFPYSSKKWLALSMATVMAASIGVGAVASANGQKAPEAQQQSQESKNADANTNTGNTAADAAAKDTAAKDEAANAASDKAPAAAGEAGKEQIANTSTSSTPAAPAAPAANSSSAADASDVMTLEKAVEQAMQTNPKILSARLDAKNADLNQSLTYETTIDIRKELLDTSIDASKQKYVGRAQADLTETLNKLAVGVTESKIKLGVQQAYYNLLHAEADLNLKKQSLNRAKAQLKVANAAFEVGTKAKTDILQAEMGVAGAEAALAAAENTLAISQMKFNEILGVDVNKKWKLSQENKLVAAPSITLEQAQAKALEQRLEVKQKAGELNLAEINVKILEEWAMLSTYQGRIARNNVEKAKLAIDEQNRLIKMEVAEAYLNLNAAKTAIDFRKKAQEAAAESYRLTNLRFENGLATTLEVIQAEEEFSDRENQYLEAIRNYNLAVVNFENVLGVSK